The following are encoded in a window of Arvicanthis niloticus isolate mArvNil1 chromosome 1, mArvNil1.pat.X, whole genome shotgun sequence genomic DNA:
- the Igf2 gene encoding insulin-like growth factor 2 isoform X2, translated as MGIPVGKSMLVLLISLAFALCCIAAYRPRETLCGGELVDTLQFVCSDRGFYFSRPSSRANRRSRGIVEECCFRSCDLALLETYCATPAKSERDVSTSQAVLPDDFPRYPVGKFFQYDTWRQSAGRLRRGLPALLRARRGRMLAKELEAFREAKRHRPLIVLPPRDPAHGGASSEMSSNHQ; from the exons ATGGGGATCCCAGTGGGGAAGTCGATGTTGgtgcttctcatctctttggcctTCGCCTTGTGCTGCATCGCTGCTTACCGCCCCAGAGAGACTCTGTGCGGAGGGGAGCTTGTTGACACGCTTCAGTTTGTCTGTTCGGACCGCGGCTTCTACTTCA GCAGGCCTTCAAGCCGTGCCAACCGTCGCAGCCGTGGCATcgtggaagagtgctgcttccGCAGCTGCGACCTGGCCCTTCTGGAGACTTACTGTGCCACCCCCGCCAAGTCCGAGAGGGACGTGTCTACCTCTCAGGCCGTACTTCCG GACGACTTCCCCAGATACCCCGTGGGCAAGTTCTTCCAATATGACACCTGGAGACAGTCCGCGGGACGCCTGCGCAGAGGCCTGCCTGCCCTCCTGCGTGCCCGCCGGGGTCGCATGCTTGCCAAAGAGCTCGAAGCGTTCAGAGAGGCCAAACGTCACCGTCCCCTGATCGTGTTACCACCCAGAGACCCCGCCCACGGGGGAGCCTCTTCGGAGATGTCCAGCAACCATCAGTGA
- the Igf2 gene encoding insulin-like growth factor 2 isoform X1 has protein sequence MGGSVAGFQVPMGIPVGKSMLVLLISLAFALCCIAAYRPRETLCGGELVDTLQFVCSDRGFYFSRPSSRANRRSRGIVEECCFRSCDLALLETYCATPAKSERDVSTSQAVLPDDFPRYPVGKFFQYDTWRQSAGRLRRGLPALLRARRGRMLAKELEAFREAKRHRPLIVLPPRDPAHGGASSEMSSNHQ, from the exons ATGGGCGGCAGCGTCGCCGGCTTCCAG GTACCAATGGGGATCCCAGTGGGGAAGTCGATGTTGgtgcttctcatctctttggcctTCGCCTTGTGCTGCATCGCTGCTTACCGCCCCAGAGAGACTCTGTGCGGAGGGGAGCTTGTTGACACGCTTCAGTTTGTCTGTTCGGACCGCGGCTTCTACTTCA GCAGGCCTTCAAGCCGTGCCAACCGTCGCAGCCGTGGCATcgtggaagagtgctgcttccGCAGCTGCGACCTGGCCCTTCTGGAGACTTACTGTGCCACCCCCGCCAAGTCCGAGAGGGACGTGTCTACCTCTCAGGCCGTACTTCCG GACGACTTCCCCAGATACCCCGTGGGCAAGTTCTTCCAATATGACACCTGGAGACAGTCCGCGGGACGCCTGCGCAGAGGCCTGCCTGCCCTCCTGCGTGCCCGCCGGGGTCGCATGCTTGCCAAAGAGCTCGAAGCGTTCAGAGAGGCCAAACGTCACCGTCCCCTGATCGTGTTACCACCCAGAGACCCCGCCCACGGGGGAGCCTCTTCGGAGATGTCCAGCAACCATCAGTGA